A single genomic interval of Acidobacteriota bacterium harbors:
- a CDS encoding dual specificity protein phosphatase family protein encodes MLRRVWQWAATGAVMLAAAVAVGLAVAGAPVPSNATADAAAGHAWAQPLARPGLPNLHRVSPELYRGAQPTAAGMAQLRALGVRTVVNLRSSHSDDRLLEGAGLRYVAIPVTATSIGDDDVARFLRVVADPAAQPVFVHCQHGADRTGLMVAMYRVVVQDWPREAAIDEMVRGGFHFHGIYEPMLAGYVRTADLVRLRELAGLAPAAAAAER; translated from the coding sequence TGGCAATGGGCTGCTACCGGCGCCGTGATGCTCGCGGCGGCGGTGGCCGTGGGGCTGGCCGTCGCCGGAGCGCCGGTGCCGTCGAACGCAACGGCGGACGCCGCGGCCGGCCACGCGTGGGCGCAGCCGCTGGCCCGGCCGGGCCTGCCCAACCTGCACCGCGTGTCGCCGGAGCTGTACCGCGGCGCCCAGCCCACCGCCGCGGGGATGGCGCAGTTACGGGCACTGGGGGTGCGCACCGTGGTGAACTTGCGCTCCAGCCACTCGGACGACCGGCTGCTCGAGGGCGCCGGGCTCCGCTACGTGGCGATCCCCGTCACCGCCACCTCCATCGGCGATGACGACGTGGCCCGCTTCCTGCGGGTGGTCGCCGACCCGGCGGCGCAGCCGGTGTTCGTCCACTGCCAGCACGGCGCCGACCGCACCGGGCTGATGGTGGCCATGTACCGGGTGGTGGTCCAGGACTGGCCGCGCGAGGCGGCCATCGACGAGATGGTCCGCGGCGGGTTCCATTTCCACGGCATCTACGAGCCAATGCTGGCCGGATACGTCCGCACCGCGGACCTGGTCCGGCTGCGGGAGCTCGCCGGGCTGGCGCCGGCGGCCGCGGCGGCCGAGCGGTGA
- a CDS encoding ATP-binding protein — translation MITRLEALNFRCFRHLSLPLSRFQLLSGPAGSGKSACIDAIRFIHDLVAEDLEAAVLRRAGDLNDLVRDRQASRFELAVEAEIPPELRGQTSFPDYPVVRYEVAVGADDAGRGPAIIEEKVLLEETEPDTGQRDLFPVPVTEPETILRSSRLRSNRTVMAKVPHGNDNFYAEVDRPEGKFWTPSFKLGPRRSVLGHMPDDPARFPVATWLRDLLARGLVRVILDNAALARSSPPGLGVKLRPDGANLPWAVDDLRRRHPQRFQNWLNLLRGICPEIADVGVEEQLSDRHCHLTVRFADGQVMTAWQLGSGVLRLLALTLMAQESDGPTVILLDGAVCNLAPRAEAAAVRVLAESPLGQVILTSQSPVVLAAVDAAAVIACVRAPDGSLRLVRGTDHPDLAAWQAEARAFDFSARGLLD, via the coding sequence ATGATCACCCGCCTGGAGGCCCTGAATTTTCGGTGTTTCCGGCATCTGAGCCTGCCGCTGAGCCGGTTTCAGCTGCTGTCCGGTCCTGCAGGGAGCGGCAAAAGCGCCTGCATCGACGCCATCCGCTTCATCCACGACCTGGTCGCGGAAGACCTTGAAGCGGCCGTCCTGCGGCGGGCCGGCGATCTGAACGACCTGGTCCGCGACCGGCAAGCCAGCCGATTCGAACTGGCCGTGGAGGCGGAGATCCCCCCCGAGCTGCGGGGCCAGACCTCCTTTCCCGACTACCCCGTGGTGCGCTACGAAGTGGCGGTGGGCGCCGACGACGCGGGGCGCGGCCCAGCCATCATCGAGGAGAAGGTGCTCCTCGAGGAAACGGAGCCGGACACCGGCCAACGCGACCTGTTCCCCGTGCCCGTGACGGAGCCGGAAACCATTTTACGCTCCAGCCGCCTGCGCTCCAACCGCACCGTCATGGCCAAGGTCCCCCACGGCAACGACAACTTCTACGCCGAGGTGGACCGGCCCGAGGGCAAGTTCTGGACGCCCTCCTTCAAGTTGGGCCCCCGCCGCTCGGTGTTGGGCCACATGCCCGACGACCCGGCCCGGTTCCCCGTGGCCACGTGGTTGCGGGACCTCCTCGCCCGGGGCCTGGTGCGGGTGATTCTGGACAATGCCGCCCTGGCCCGCTCGAGCCCGCCCGGCCTGGGTGTCAAACTGAGACCGGACGGCGCCAACCTGCCCTGGGCCGTGGACGACCTGCGCCGCCGGCATCCGCAGCGGTTTCAGAACTGGCTGAATCTGCTGCGCGGCATCTGTCCCGAGATTGCCGACGTCGGGGTCGAGGAACAGCTTTCCGACCGGCACTGCCACCTGACCGTGCGCTTCGCCGACGGTCAGGTCATGACCGCCTGGCAGCTGGGCAGCGGCGTGCTCCGCCTGCTGGCCCTCACGTTGATGGCGCAGGAGAGCGACGGGCCCACCGTGATCCTGCTGGACGGCGCGGTCTGCAACCTGGCGCCCCGCGCCGAGGCGGCGGCCGTGCGGGTGCTGGCCGAAAGCCCGCTGGGGCAGGTGATTCTGACCAGCCAGTCGCCGGTGGTGCTGGCGGCAGTGGATGCGGCGGCGGTGATCGCCTGTGTCCGTGCGCCGGACGGCTCCTTGCGCCTGGTGCGCGGCACGGACCACCCGGACCTGGCCGCCTGGCAGGCCGAAGCGCGGGCGTTTGATTTCTCCGCCCGCGGCCTGCTGGACTGA
- a CDS encoding peptidase M64, with protein sequence MRALILIAAVAALAGVIPAAGEAPDFDTYFVDETLRVDYYHVGHATEELVTLDKVYRQGIWAGSRKHLIDPFNTGNYYVKVYDAASGLLIYSKGFDSYFGEYKTTGPAGEGVRRTFHETALFPCPRQKVRFTLEVRGRDRTLRPLFAAAIDPTAVTVDRTPLAADAIVVEAHTGGDPHSSVDIVVLGDGYTAAEADKFRADLRRFVDVFFTLEPYKSRRDWFNFRGVLRPSADSGCDEPSRGVWRRNALGASFDSLGLDRYMLTEENRAVRDTAAHVPYDAILIMVNQTRYGGGGIYNFFCTFTSDNQWHAYLLLHEFGHSFAGLADEYYTSAVAYNDFYPAGVEPTEPNITALLDPARLKWVDCVTPGTAVPTPWEKAEYDALAAAGQKTRGELDARIAQAMRDGAPADEVARLKAEAERQSKEHSDKLDAFLAASAFAGKVGAFEGAGYSSQGLYRPMLDCLMFSKGDKPFCKVCERAVLRVMEHYRE encoded by the coding sequence ATGCGCGCACTGATCCTCATCGCCGCTGTCGCCGCGCTGGCCGGCGTGATCCCGGCCGCCGGCGAGGCGCCGGATTTCGACACCTATTTCGTCGACGAGACCCTGCGGGTGGACTACTACCACGTGGGCCATGCCACAGAGGAACTCGTCACCCTGGACAAGGTCTACCGGCAGGGGATCTGGGCCGGCAGCCGCAAGCACCTCATCGATCCCTTCAACACCGGGAACTACTACGTGAAGGTGTATGACGCGGCGTCGGGACTCCTGATCTACTCCAAGGGATTCGACAGCTACTTCGGCGAGTACAAGACCACCGGCCCGGCCGGCGAGGGCGTGCGCCGGACCTTCCACGAGACCGCCCTGTTCCCCTGTCCCCGGCAGAAGGTCCGCTTCACCCTCGAGGTGCGGGGGAGGGACCGGACGCTGCGGCCGCTGTTCGCCGCCGCGATCGACCCGACCGCGGTCACCGTCGACCGGACGCCGTTGGCCGCCGATGCGATCGTCGTCGAGGCGCACACCGGCGGCGATCCCCACAGCTCCGTGGACATCGTGGTGCTGGGCGACGGCTACACCGCCGCCGAGGCGGACAAGTTCCGCGCCGACCTGCGCCGCTTTGTCGACGTGTTCTTCACCCTCGAGCCGTACAAGTCGCGCCGCGACTGGTTCAACTTCCGCGGCGTGCTCCGCCCCTCGGCCGACTCGGGCTGCGACGAGCCGAGCCGCGGCGTGTGGCGCCGCAACGCGCTGGGCGCCTCATTCGACTCGCTGGGGCTGGACCGCTACATGCTCACCGAGGAGAACCGGGCGGTGCGCGACACCGCCGCCCACGTCCCCTACGACGCCATCCTGATCATGGTGAACCAGACGCGCTACGGCGGCGGCGGGATTTACAACTTCTTCTGCACCTTCACCAGCGACAACCAGTGGCACGCCTACCTGCTCCTCCACGAGTTCGGACACTCCTTCGCCGGGTTGGCCGACGAGTACTACACGTCGGCGGTGGCCTACAACGATTTCTACCCCGCCGGCGTGGAGCCCACCGAGCCCAACATCACCGCCCTGCTGGATCCGGCGCGCCTGAAGTGGGTTGACTGCGTCACGCCGGGCACCGCCGTCCCCACGCCATGGGAGAAGGCCGAATATGACGCGCTGGCCGCCGCCGGGCAGAAGACGCGCGGCGAGCTGGACGCCCGGATCGCCCAGGCCATGCGCGACGGCGCGCCGGCCGACGAGGTGGCCCGCCTCAAGGCCGAAGCGGAGCGCCAGTCCAAAGAACACTCCGACAAATTGGACGCGTTCCTGGCCGCCAGCGCCTTCGCGGGAAAGGTGGGCGCGTTCGAGGGTGCCGGCTACTCCAGCCAGGGCCTCTACCGGCCCATGCTCGACTGCCTGATGTTCTCCAAGGGCGACAAGCCGTTCTGCAAGGTCTGCGAGCGGGCTGTGCTGCGGGTGATGGAACACTACCGCGAGTGA